Proteins encoded within one genomic window of Glycine soja cultivar W05 chromosome 1, ASM419377v2, whole genome shotgun sequence:
- the LOC114412245 gene encoding peptidyl-prolyl cis-trans isomerase E-like → MAMMQGVQKNTLYVGGLAEEVNELILHAAFIPFGDIKDVKTPLDQASQKHRSFGFVTFLEREDASAAMDNMDGAELYGRVLTVNYALPERIKGGEQGWAAQPVWADADTWFERQQQEEEMKRIEKENRAAMEAAEDLHRKQVAEQREGEKEEEIEIKDDPMAKAEAEVLQNQ, encoded by the exons ATGGCGATGATGCAAGGTGTGCAGAAGAACACGCTATACGTGGGAGGCTTAGCGGAAGAAGTGAACGAGTTGATCCTCCACGCGGCGTTCATTCCCTTCGGCGACATCAAGGACGTGAAGACGCCGCTGGACCAGGCCTCGCAGAAGCACCGCTCCTTCGGCTTCGTCACCTTCCTCGAACGGGAAGATGCCTCCGCCGCCATGGACAACATGGACGGCGCCGAGCTCTACGGCCGCGTCCTCACCGTCAACTACGCCCTCCCCGAACGCATCAAGGGAGGGGAGCAGGGCTGGGCCGCCCAGCCCG TTTGGGCGGATGCGGATACCTGGTTTGAGCGGCAGCAGCAGGAGGAAGAGATGAAACGGATTGAGAAGGAGAATCGTGCGGCGATGGAGGCGGCAGAAGACTTGCACCGGAAGCAAGTGGCAGAGCAgcgagagggagagaaggaagaGGAAATTGAGATCAAGGATGATCCTATGGCCAAGGCTGAAGCGGAGGTTCTTCAAAACCAATGA